The genomic DNA CTGCTGCAGCTTGTTGAAGAGCCGCTGATGCTCCTGTTTTAGGACTGCCATGTCcagcttggcctttgccagctccttCACCCTCTGTTTCTTCAGCTCTTTCTCCTTGTTGGCTTTCTTCAGGGCTCGAATTCGCTTTTGGTCATTTTCCTAGcaattcccccaccaccaccccagaaaCGAAACCCGAGACAAGAGATGTGTGAGGTTAGCAATGCGACCGCATCAAAAGGAGATGCCTTCtatccagccccacacccctccaacaccAGCAGTACTTGGAAGAGGAGAGAGACTACGGCGGGGTggagaagaggaggggagaagaagCCTGGATGAGCCATGATCACGCCAATGGACAGCAATGGAGCTAGACAGTCACCAGCAGCGGGGATGGGGTCCCATAGCTTCCACAGCCATTGGCACTTGGTCCTAAGGAGGGCTGCAGAGAATATCCTGCTACCAGCACTGAGAGAAGATGTTGGCTGAGGCTTTGGGATGGATGCCACTTAAGCTGGGCATGACAAAGCTGGTCTTGAAGGCTCGTGGCAACATAGAGCAACCCACCCTTAGGCAGCCCCTCCCGAGACCGTCTCTGGCTGTGATACAGAGTGGAGGGGGGAGAGGCCCTGCTGGATAAAGTCATGGCTACTGCCTTGAAACATCAGTTCCTCTTCTATGCTGAGAAGAGAGTCAAGAAGTCATGGATGTGTGAGATGTATCATGGAGAAGCCCTCTACACATAATGGGAAAAGCCGGCTGCATTACAGCTTAGGGGTACGTGCGGGCGTGTCATGGAGAAGCCCTCTACCCATAATGGGAACAGGCAGCTGTGTTATAgctctggggtgtgggagggtgtacCACAGAGGAGACGACGCGTTCACATGTAATGGAAACAGGCAGCTATGTTAcagctcaggggtgtgtgtgggtgtaccACAGAGGAGCCCCTCATATGGAATGGGAACAAGTGGTTGTGTTACAGCTCAGGGGCATGTTATGTGAGTGCCACAGGACTGGCTGTACCTGTATGAACTGCTCAAATTTCTTTATATAAGCCTTCAGCTGAATCTCCTtggccctgagctcctcccatcGGTTATTCAGGGCTTCCATCCTAGTCCGGAAAGCCTACAGGGATCGTGGAGAAAGGCCAAAGGTGACCCAGCTACTCTGATCCAGTGAGCCCCCCTTCCAGTGCCAATAGTTGGTGCTCCCTCACCCTGACCCTCCAAAGCAGGGCCAGAGGGACAGATTTTGTGCTGTGCCTCTCAGGAGGTGCCTGAGGAGACTGGACCCAGCAGGAGTTGGAGGGCACAGAGCAGGGTGTGCATGGCTCTGAAGAAGCCCAGCTGGTAGCTGGTGCTGTGCATCATAACAGTCATGGCAAGGGTCCCTCACGAATGcctctctcacctccttctgAGCCTCCATAGCCCTGTGCACCAGTGTggcctctttcttcttctccagcaGCCGAATGGACGGCGATGGGGATTGTTCCTCCGGCGCTGGGAATTTCCTGCCACAAAGATACAAAAGCGTTCCCCGCCTGTAACTGAGCCTGTGAGCTCAGTGCTGCCTGCCCATCGCAAGGGAGACGGCCTCGCCATTCGCTCAGCCTGTGCCTTGGAGGCTCTGAGTTacttgggcagggctggggtgacatGGCAGAGCACCACGTGTGGAtgtggcccagggccccatgagCATGGAGACTGAATTCTACTCATgccaggaggggaagggaaaggtgGAGGGAGGGCAAGggaaggtgggagagggagagatggtGGAGACACAAGAAGGCAGGAGGGATATTGTGGAAGGGCTGgaagtgggggggaaggagagaaggaggtgagTGTACGGGGCAGAGGAGGGTGGAATTGTGGAAGGCCATAGAAGTGTcggggagggagagcaggaggatgggaggggagcGTGTTACTCACATCAGCAGCTTCAAGAGCTTCTGCCCATACTGCATGCGGAAATACTCTGAGAGGTCCTCTTCCTCCATGGCGGCTATTGTGTCTGCTCCCCTGGCGagccctgctctggccccacctATACAGCCTCTCCCTGGGGCCCAGCTCAGCTGCCGTATGTGGGAGTTAGCGGGCTGGAGTGGGATGCACCCACAGTCCCTGAGCGcctccctcctgctcttcccaaggccctctcctgccctccctccttgtCGGAGCCCCCAGCAGACAGAGGCTTGGTGACTAGCTCTACCTACCGTTGGAATCCATGGAACCCCAGCAGCCAGGGTTGGACAATGCCAGGTGGTTACTTAGCAACCTTAATGCCTCTGTCCCTTAAGGGGAAATTTGTTCCCAtctggctgggctgcagggagccaacccccgaGTCCTCCGCTCCACTGCTGCATCCTCCCCTTTTCTTCCATGTCCCCTTAAGGAAGGGAGAAATCGGATGAGCCTCACAGGAGGTCTGTGTCAGCAGGGCTGAAAGCCCAGTGCATAGCCTGTGCTCCTCCTGCTGTCCCCCATGCACCCTGTTGCTAAGCCTTGAGCTGGCAGTGGCCATGACATGAgaaaggggaggaagagggaaagcTGTCAAGGGTTTAGCCATAACATACATGGTGGCTTTGTAAAGACGGAGCATTATTGCTGCCAGGGTTTGTGGGATGGCAGGGGGTTCCCTCACCCTGCACAGGTGACATTTCTCCAGGGTCACCACTCTCCGTGCCCTTTGCAACCATTGCAGTATTCCCAGCAGGAAAGGCAGCTCCTGCATGTAGGCAGATGTGTCTAGGAGGAGGTGAGCATCAGATCGGTGTAAAATTAGATGTGGGTATGTGTATGTTAGTCACAGTTACAAGCAGTAGCAGTGCAgtcttttagctctggaggttccTAATTCAATCTGTGTTGGCCAACATGGgggcaatcacacacacacagtagatctaagatatttactcagaacaaaacacaaagaagccCTGTGAAGACTCATGTtgtgataaataataatatccCAATGACATCTGAGCCATGCAAATGGAGCATTCCCCTCCCTGACCAGAGACCTGGCTGGCTTTCATCCCCAGTTTTGTACCTTCTGAGACAGACacttttgttttctgattggcTGAGCTTTACCCTGCCAGAGTGGAGACATGCCTGGCAGAGCACAGATCAGATCCCTCGCTTAGGAGAATTTCTCCCCACTTTACTATCCAGATTCACAACCTGAGGGGCCTGCTGAAGCCACAGCTGCTTCAGGATGCTCCGAGAGTGGCACTGCCCAAAGCTGCTGCTTATCATTTATGCTAGGCCAGGAAGTTGTGCCCTTTTTCTTACTGATTCAAGGACTTTGCCCTAGTGATCAGACCTGTGTCACCTCCAGACTGAATTACTGCAATGTGCTCAACATGGAGTTATGTCTCAGGGCCACTCAGAGACTGCAGTGGGCACGGAACATGGCAATCAGCTGCTTGGAGAACCTCACAGGAAGCATACGACCCTAGTGCCCTGGGGTCTGCACATCTGCCTGGCTGGGTGTGGCTGCAGCTGAAGGTATTGTCTCTAACCTATGAAGTTATTTCCCAGTGGATCCTTTCAAACAGGTAGGTGCTCAGCAGAAAAGTGCTATGGCTCTGTGCTGATTAACAAACAAGgctgataaaaaaaattctgttgaaaCCCTTTTTTCAATGTGAAGTTGGGTTTCCAAGGAAAAGAATTTTTTCGTGGTAAGTGGCTGCTTTCCTTCAACATCTGTGATTGTTTGTCAGTGTCATGGGGGCCTGGTCCCTGTCGAAAGGGAAGTGGGATCAGTCAGcccctgtgataaatgaagcagGGGTAGCTGAGCTCCATTTTATGAacgcccagccagccagttagctgtaaaatccctcttggtgtctgttctctgcttgctttacctgtaaagggttaacaagcccacaggtaaaaaaGGAGaaagcacctgaccaaaagagccaatgggaaggctagaactttttaaaattggaaaagaaGCTTTCCCTTTGTGTCTGTTGTGTTTCTCTGGGAAAGAGGGCAGCAGAAATGGTCTGtaaagctttaagccaggtatgaaaaaccatcagatcatacctagaattaCTTATTTGAAACCCCAAAAATACACAAGTAAATTAGCAATGTTTAAATAGATGTggtcaggtttatttctttattttggcttattattctcctctgtgctaactccagatgcttttgtttgcctataataacctttaagctgaacccccaagaaagctattttgagtgcttaatttttggaattgctcttttaaaatctaacaaaagcctaagttccagatgtattttctttctctttgtttttaataaaatttactttttttaagaacaggattggatttttggtgtcctaagagatttgtgcatgttgtttgattagctggtagcaacagctaatttcctttattttctttctcagctcttcctcagagggggggtgaaagggcttga from Gopherus flavomarginatus isolate rGopFla2 chromosome 12, rGopFla2.mat.asm, whole genome shotgun sequence includes the following:
- the CCDC42 gene encoding coiled-coil domain-containing protein 42, yielding MQELPFLLGILQWLQRARRVVTLEKCHLCRLSWAPGRGCIGGARAGLARGADTIAAMEEEDLSEYFRMQYGQKLLKLLMKFPAPEEQSPSPSIRLLEKKKEATLVHRAMEAQKEAFRTRMEALNNRWEELRAKEIQLKAYIKKFEQFIQENDQKRIRALKKANKEKELKKQRVKELAKAKLDMAVLKQEHQRLFNKLQQYSIFNKYLEKVVEMSEFEEIREVIGRYKTLVGMHQDLMQSAQEGLEMIEQAKVRLSHYTEEKDDEILQHNNELARLQMRFDHARSDVIVWESRWAHIQNTAAKKTLMLGTIKMATLNLFQSVSKQLKETLSVPVEDTHKQLDMIQQFIQDLSDIWAEVKKKDTQSRSMIVVVKDV